Proteins co-encoded in one Sulfurimonas sp. HSL1-2 genomic window:
- the pyk gene encoding pyruvate kinase codes for MKKHTKILATVGPACEDVDTLERMIRAGVNVFRLNFSHGTHDYHEANLKRIYEAAGRCGLIVGVLQDISGPKVRIGEIDGTAELSPGNVIEFVTEETVGSFVEPGRLRLSLNHPELLSKVQAGEAIYFADGSLRTTVVEAGTSVVCEVQNSGKLSSRKGVNFPNTSLGLAVLTEKDREDIAWGVRNGVDFMAISFVQTAKDMEDVRAEVERHGGTPQFIAKIEKFDAVENIDAILEASDGLMVARGDLGIEVPFYKVPTLQKMLIRKANEKSKPVITATQMLLSMTHAERATRAEISDVANAVLDGTDCVMLSEESAVGAYPVKAVETMTQTIRETEKIYPYHKFAQFICFDEMDVIDESAVLLSQKIDAEAIIALTASGQSAKKLARYRPENPILAVMHSDRVARMLTLVWGVVPAFLTRTTSVDKMLIEVVQSGLARQVLSRHAMYIVTAGDPVGVPGTTNAIRILRESEMEYFASAALKKRSKKMPEGAATLF; via the coding sequence ATGAAGAAACATACCAAAATTCTGGCGACCGTCGGCCCGGCCTGCGAGGACGTCGACACCCTGGAGCGGATGATCCGTGCAGGTGTGAACGTTTTCCGTCTCAACTTCAGCCACGGGACCCACGACTACCACGAAGCAAACCTCAAGCGCATCTATGAAGCGGCAGGCCGCTGCGGCCTTATTGTCGGCGTGCTGCAGGATATCAGCGGGCCGAAAGTTCGTATCGGCGAGATCGACGGCACAGCGGAACTCTCCCCCGGCAACGTCATCGAGTTTGTGACCGAAGAGACGGTCGGCAGCTTTGTCGAACCGGGACGCCTGCGCCTCAGCCTCAACCATCCGGAACTGCTCTCCAAAGTCCAGGCAGGGGAGGCGATCTATTTCGCCGACGGCTCCCTGCGCACCACGGTCGTCGAAGCGGGAACGAGCGTCGTTTGCGAAGTGCAGAACAGCGGTAAGCTCAGCTCCCGCAAGGGGGTTAACTTCCCTAACACCTCCCTGGGACTGGCCGTCCTGACGGAGAAGGACCGCGAGGATATCGCCTGGGGGGTAAGGAACGGCGTCGATTTTATGGCGATCTCGTTCGTGCAGACGGCGAAGGATATGGAAGACGTGCGCGCCGAAGTGGAGCGTCACGGCGGAACCCCACAGTTCATTGCGAAGATCGAGAAGTTCGATGCCGTCGAAAACATCGATGCCATCCTCGAAGCCAGCGACGGACTGATGGTGGCGCGGGGAGACCTGGGAATCGAGGTGCCTTTCTACAAAGTGCCGACGCTGCAGAAGATGCTCATCCGCAAAGCCAACGAAAAAAGCAAACCCGTCATTACCGCGACGCAGATGCTCCTCTCCATGACCCATGCCGAACGGGCGACGCGGGCGGAGATCAGCGATGTCGCCAATGCCGTACTCGACGGTACCGACTGCGTGATGCTCTCCGAGGAGAGCGCCGTGGGGGCCTACCCGGTCAAAGCAGTCGAAACGATGACGCAGACCATCCGCGAAACGGAGAAGATCTACCCCTATCACAAGTTCGCGCAGTTCATCTGCTTCGACGAGATGGACGTCATCGACGAATCGGCGGTCCTGCTCTCGCAGAAGATCGACGCCGAGGCCATCATTGCGCTGACGGCCTCGGGCCAGTCGGCGAAAAAACTGGCACGTTACCGCCCCGAAAACCCCATTTTAGCCGTCATGCACAGCGACCGCGTGGCGCGGATGCTGACCCTGGTCTGGGGGGTCGTTCCGGCGTTCCTGACACGCACGACAAGTGTGGACAAGATGCTCATCGAGGTGGTCCAGAGCGGCCTGGCGCGGCAGGTGCTGAGCCGTCACGCCATGTACATTGTCACCGCGGGCGACCCCGTCGGCGTCCCCGGCACGACGAAC